The proteins below come from a single Puniceicoccaceae bacterium genomic window:
- a CDS encoding IclR family transcriptional regulator yields MSESNSRYDIPNLRKACEVIREIAASEHGLSFKELQSRSGIPRTTLLRILETLSHQEFVRQRANRSFLLGNELLRIGLQFSDRLDLRERAAPILHRLAQSTRSTSHLAVLSGEKSLIVAVQESPERIQAASKPGFLAELHCSSTGKCFLAFVWKDPVAWFRERSPDAPTENSIRDPERFESELQQIRKSGYAVDDEEYSLGIRCCAAPVRNAAGNVIAAIGITAPGTLFPRSRDAAVAATVVQAAVELSQSLGYDPHA; encoded by the coding sequence ATGTCTGAATCCAATTCCCGTTATGATATCCCCAATCTGCGCAAGGCGTGTGAAGTGATCCGTGAGATCGCTGCCAGCGAGCATGGACTCAGCTTCAAGGAACTGCAGTCCCGATCTGGAATTCCCCGTACCACCCTGCTTCGCATCCTCGAAACCCTCAGCCATCAGGAATTCGTGAGACAGCGCGCGAACCGTTCCTTTTTGTTAGGCAACGAGTTACTGCGCATCGGTTTACAGTTCTCGGATCGTTTGGATCTGCGGGAGCGTGCGGCGCCCATTTTGCACCGCTTAGCTCAGAGCACGCGTTCCACCAGCCATCTGGCGGTGCTCTCCGGTGAAAAATCTCTCATCGTGGCGGTGCAGGAGAGTCCCGAGCGCATACAGGCTGCGTCAAAGCCGGGATTTCTCGCCGAGCTGCATTGTTCCTCAACGGGCAAGTGTTTCCTGGCTTTTGTCTGGAAGGATCCTGTTGCGTGGTTTCGGGAACGTTCTCCGGATGCACCCACCGAAAATTCGATCAGGGATCCAGAGCGCTTCGAATCCGAGCTGCAGCAGATCCGAAAGTCGGGCTACGCTGTGGATGATGAGGAATATTCACTCGGCATCCGTTGCTGTGCTGCACCTGTTCGGAATGCTGCGGGAAACGTGATCGCCGCGATCGGCATCACTGCTCCCGGCACACTGTTTCCCCGGTCGAGGGATGCTGCGGTGGCGGCAACCGTCGTACAGGCTGCGGTGGAGTTGAGTCAGTCGCTTGGCTACGATCCCCATGCGTAA
- a CDS encoding HDOD domain-containing protein — MANEIIHYTEQDLLRAVSEIESLHASAHVLAKAFEILNDPDSNQMDLVDTIKTDPGITSDILRISNSAFYGGKLEIVSLDDAIHRLGFREVMKLVSISMSKQMFSKMLVHYGITAQDYWRQSACVAAAMESLSDLLDEDRSYFFTLGILHAIGRMVIDQALTSRGSEVIWDKTLPVEQWETTNFGFDYTDAGHVLLTSWNFPQKILAVILNQLTPERVNNPPNALLCLHFSIHWSASHHYFRATTLPKVELHPWMRALEVTETDLVDLYENAKSAYHELERMAGM; from the coding sequence ATGGCAAACGAAATCATCCATTATACCGAACAGGATCTGCTGCGAGCTGTCAGTGAAATCGAATCGCTGCACGCATCCGCTCACGTACTCGCCAAGGCCTTCGAAATTTTGAACGACCCCGACTCCAATCAGATGGATCTCGTGGACACGATCAAAACAGACCCTGGCATTACCTCTGACATCCTGCGCATCAGCAACAGTGCCTTCTACGGCGGAAAGCTGGAAATTGTCAGTCTCGACGATGCCATCCATCGCCTCGGATTTCGGGAAGTCATGAAGCTCGTGAGCATCAGCATGTCGAAGCAGATGTTCAGCAAAATGCTCGTACACTACGGGATCACCGCACAGGATTACTGGAGGCAAAGTGCCTGTGTGGCTGCAGCCATGGAAAGTCTGTCAGATCTGCTGGATGAAGATCGCTCCTACTTCTTCACGCTGGGCATCCTGCACGCAATCGGGCGCATGGTCATCGACCAGGCACTCACCTCGCGCGGTTCGGAAGTCATCTGGGACAAGACCTTGCCAGTGGAACAATGGGAGACCACCAACTTTGGATTTGACTACACAGATGCCGGGCACGTGCTGCTGACTTCCTGGAATTTCCCACAGAAGATCCTCGCCGTGATCCTGAACCAATTGACGCCCGAGAGAGTCAACAACCCGCCCAATGCGCTGCTCTGTCTGCATTTTTCAATTCATTGGTCAGCCTCCCACCACTACTTTCGGGCAACCACTCTGCCAAAAGTAGAACTTCACCCGTGGATGCGCGCGCTGGAGGTCACCGAGACGGATCTGGTGGATCTCTATGAAAATGCCAAGTCAGCCTACCACGAGCTGGAACGCATGGCTGGCATGTGA
- a CDS encoding TonB-dependent receptor, translating into MHIPIMKTGAMRTVVAAALIAAFGITTAIAQTTGTIAGRVKDIRTGQYLENARVTVENTSLRTQTDSFGQFRLSGVPTGTAEVTVFYTGYFSTTQTIEVSESITAQLEVDLRSRSAFESEDEVYELSAFVVKSQYDAAAAAIHEQRFSETNKAVIDSEALGNINEGNIGEFVKFLPGISINYVAADVRSIEVRGMGDTFTPITVDGNMMASASSSNMNRTFEFEQVSLNNVERIEVIKVPTPDMPANSLGGSVNLVSKSAFERDGREIRYNVYLSANNEALDLSKTAGPGNDDTYKILPGLKLTYADVYQEGKLGIIVNYLSSNQFNPQHRSRFRWAFNDYSTGASNPQPILRRYQMQDGPKFTHRQSANVKLDYKLSDNTILLTSIQWNDYISKFRNTNVQWDTGRTSTANNVASGSGVVQSPDNAGRIDFAASWRDKYGETWHGDAKLKHTMGNWDFELGTFWSKATNHYRSTSKGFLENAELAWRNVDGYLRFSDFGGNHDIDTTVTVEHVDGAGTNNPGMGVSDLSVFYLSGVSSYRPKDGEDLIFGWNADAIYNFGDSGGLNGTIKSGLKYTSQTRETLDIRDRYYHVGADGDRDSADEPRGNLFINDAYQFTDPHYGLASVIQWHDMEKAKDYWDRNQNLFSFRGRDGAGVNEIEENILAAYTMASVNVLNNRGSITGGVRWEKTKLTAKGDRDDREVDSDFDGFFPGINFRYDITDNLVGRIAFAKTIGRQNFSDLLPNIQISYGDELNTGSVQANNLGLKPQEADNLDLTLEYYTNNAGVISVGFFRKEITDFMREIGRSVTQQDIDSLGLPSDTLGFDFTTFENAGEATVDGFEFNIQQELTFIPAHIGTFSVFVNGTFLDVEGDFGGDEVVSDLEGFVKDTYNFGISYQKGGFLANLKYTHKGRELLSPYTSDNASAIGDAYLFNDDLDQIDADVEYMISPNYTVYLSARNLGVAPQNRVIRSNSADLYILERSEEYGIQFSLGVKGKF; encoded by the coding sequence ATGCATATACCCATAATGAAAACGGGAGCCATGCGCACCGTGGTTGCTGCTGCACTGATCGCAGCATTTGGAATCACGACTGCCATCGCCCAAACTACTGGAACTATTGCCGGACGGGTTAAGGACATCCGCACCGGACAATATCTCGAGAACGCTCGAGTCACTGTCGAAAATACCAGCCTGCGCACCCAGACGGATTCGTTTGGACAATTCCGTCTGTCGGGAGTGCCCACAGGAACTGCTGAAGTCACTGTCTTCTATACGGGTTATTTTTCAACCACTCAAACGATTGAGGTTAGTGAATCCATCACGGCTCAGTTGGAAGTTGATCTGCGAAGCCGCTCGGCTTTTGAATCGGAAGATGAAGTTTACGAATTGAGTGCCTTTGTGGTGAAATCGCAGTATGACGCAGCCGCAGCCGCGATTCACGAGCAGCGTTTCTCTGAAACCAACAAGGCGGTCATCGATTCGGAAGCCCTGGGCAATATCAATGAGGGTAACATCGGTGAGTTCGTCAAATTCCTGCCGGGAATTTCCATCAATTACGTCGCAGCTGACGTGCGTTCGATTGAGGTGCGCGGCATGGGCGACACCTTCACCCCGATTACGGTTGATGGCAACATGATGGCGAGTGCCTCGTCCTCAAACATGAACCGAACGTTCGAGTTTGAGCAGGTATCACTGAACAATGTGGAGCGCATTGAGGTCATCAAGGTGCCAACTCCGGACATGCCCGCCAACTCCCTCGGTGGCAGCGTGAATCTGGTCAGCAAATCCGCATTTGAGCGCGATGGACGGGAAATCCGCTACAACGTCTACCTCAGTGCCAACAACGAAGCGCTTGATCTCAGCAAGACCGCAGGTCCAGGAAACGACGATACTTACAAGATCCTTCCCGGACTCAAGCTGACCTACGCCGATGTCTATCAGGAGGGAAAACTGGGCATCATCGTCAACTACCTGAGTTCGAATCAATTCAACCCTCAGCACCGCTCCCGCTTCCGCTGGGCGTTTAATGACTACAGCACAGGTGCTTCGAATCCCCAACCCATCCTGCGTCGCTATCAGATGCAGGACGGACCCAAGTTCACACACCGCCAATCCGCAAATGTGAAACTCGACTACAAGCTCTCGGATAACACGATCCTGCTCACCAGCATTCAGTGGAATGACTACATCTCCAAGTTCCGCAATACCAATGTACAATGGGACACGGGACGCACCTCGACGGCCAACAATGTCGCCTCGGGTTCCGGAGTGGTTCAGAGTCCTGACAACGCAGGTCGCATCGACTTTGCGGCATCCTGGCGCGATAAATACGGGGAAACCTGGCACGGTGACGCGAAGCTCAAGCACACCATGGGCAACTGGGATTTTGAGCTGGGCACCTTCTGGTCCAAAGCAACCAATCATTACCGCAGCACGTCCAAGGGTTTTCTCGAAAACGCTGAACTCGCCTGGCGCAATGTCGACGGCTATCTCAGGTTCTCGGACTTTGGCGGCAACCACGATATCGACACTACAGTCACCGTGGAGCATGTCGACGGTGCAGGCACCAACAATCCTGGCATGGGTGTGAGCGATCTGAGTGTCTTTTATCTCTCGGGCGTGTCCAGCTACCGTCCGAAGGATGGGGAAGACCTGATCTTTGGCTGGAATGCAGATGCGATCTACAATTTCGGCGACTCGGGAGGTCTCAACGGCACAATCAAGTCGGGTCTGAAATATACCTCGCAAACTCGTGAAACCCTCGACATCCGTGATCGTTACTACCACGTGGGAGCCGATGGGGATCGTGATTCTGCCGATGAGCCGCGCGGCAATCTCTTCATCAATGACGCCTACCAGTTCACCGACCCCCACTACGGCTTGGCTTCGGTGATCCAGTGGCACGACATGGAAAAAGCCAAGGACTACTGGGATCGCAACCAGAACCTCTTCAGCTTCCGGGGTCGTGATGGTGCAGGTGTCAACGAGATTGAAGAAAACATCCTGGCCGCCTATACCATGGCATCGGTCAATGTGCTCAACAACCGGGGTTCCATCACGGGTGGTGTGCGCTGGGAAAAAACCAAGCTGACGGCCAAGGGAGATCGCGATGATCGTGAGGTGGATTCCGATTTTGATGGATTCTTCCCAGGCATCAACTTCCGCTACGACATCACCGATAACCTGGTGGGTCGCATCGCGTTTGCCAAAACCATTGGTCGCCAAAACTTCAGTGACCTGCTTCCCAACATCCAGATCAGCTATGGAGATGAGCTGAACACCGGAAGTGTGCAGGCGAACAATCTCGGTCTCAAGCCCCAGGAAGCAGACAACCTTGATCTCACGCTTGAATACTACACCAACAATGCCGGCGTGATCTCAGTGGGATTCTTCCGCAAGGAAATCACGGATTTCATGCGCGAGATCGGACGCTCCGTCACCCAGCAGGATATTGATTCACTGGGTCTGCCGTCAGATACACTCGGGTTTGACTTCACGACATTTGAAAATGCGGGTGAGGCAACCGTAGATGGGTTTGAGTTCAACATCCAGCAGGAGCTCACCTTTATTCCCGCACACATCGGTACATTCTCCGTCTTTGTGAACGGAACCTTCCTCGACGTGGAGGGAGACTTTGGCGGCGACGAGGTCGTATCGGATCTGGAAGGTTTTGTGAAGGACACCTACAACTTCGGTATCAGCTATCAGAAGGGCGGATTCCTCGCGAACCTGAAGTACACCCACAAGGGCCGTGAACTTCTCTCGCCCTACACCAGCGACAACGC